In a genomic window of Thalassotalea piscium:
- a CDS encoding ammonium transporter, producing the protein MEQNIFHLQYALDTFYFLVCGALVMWMAAGFSMLEAGLVRSKNTTEILTKNVALYAISCTMYLACGYELMYDGGYFLNNITMIDLEATLHQFGQREGGFTGDAIYSQASDFFFQVVFVATAMSIVSGAVAERMKLWAFLIFTAVLTAVIYPIEGSWTWGNNTVFGLYKLSELGFSDFAGSGVVHLAGASAALSGVLLLGARNGKYSANGKVNAIPGANLPLATLGTFILWMGWFGFNGGSVLKLSDIGNANTIAAVFVNTNAAAAGGALAALILAKTLFKKADLTMVLNGALAGLVAITAEPSTPSPLQATLFGALGGLLVIVSIIGLDRLRIDDPVGAISVHGVVGLFGLLIVPITNKVATFSGQIIGAVTIFAWVFIASYSVWLLLKVTMGIRVSEEEEYEGVDKSDCGLEAYPEFT; encoded by the coding sequence ATGGAACAAAATATCTTTCACCTTCAGTATGCACTTGATACCTTTTATTTTCTTGTTTGCGGCGCTTTGGTCATGTGGATGGCTGCTGGTTTCTCAATGTTGGAAGCTGGTTTGGTTCGTTCAAAAAACACTACTGAAATTCTCACTAAGAATGTCGCACTTTATGCTATTTCATGCACTATGTATTTAGCTTGTGGTTACGAACTTATGTACGATGGAGGCTATTTTCTTAATAATATTACGATGATAGATCTTGAAGCTACGTTACATCAGTTTGGCCAACGTGAAGGTGGATTTACTGGAGATGCTATATATTCACAAGCATCTGATTTCTTCTTTCAAGTGGTTTTTGTTGCTACCGCGATGTCGATAGTATCCGGTGCAGTCGCTGAGCGAATGAAACTATGGGCATTCTTAATTTTTACGGCGGTATTAACAGCAGTTATTTATCCGATAGAAGGGAGCTGGACATGGGGAAATAATACCGTTTTTGGGCTTTATAAATTGAGTGAGCTTGGCTTTTCCGATTTTGCGGGTTCAGGTGTTGTTCATCTTGCTGGTGCTTCAGCTGCGCTGTCTGGTGTATTATTACTTGGAGCAAGAAATGGTAAGTATAGTGCAAACGGGAAAGTGAATGCTATTCCAGGCGCTAATCTACCATTAGCGACACTAGGAACATTTATTTTATGGATGGGCTGGTTTGGTTTTAATGGTGGTTCAGTATTGAAATTAAGTGATATTGGCAACGCTAATACCATTGCTGCGGTGTTTGTAAATACTAATGCTGCAGCCGCAGGTGGTGCACTAGCAGCATTAATATTAGCCAAAACTTTATTTAAAAAAGCTGATTTAACCATGGTATTGAACGGTGCGTTAGCGGGGTTAGTTGCAATTACGGCTGAACCATCTACGCCTTCGCCATTGCAAGCAACCTTGTTTGGCGCACTAGGTGGGCTTTTAGTTATTGTCTCTATTATTGGTTTAGATCGCTTAAGAATTGATGATCCTGTTGGCGCTATTTCTGTTCATGGTGTCGTAGGGTTGTTTGGTTTATTAATTGTGCCAATAACTAATAAAGTGGCTACTTTTAGTGGCCAAATTATTGGTGCAGTCACCATATTCGCATGGGTATTTATTGCAAGCTATAGCGTTTGGTTGTTACTAAAAGTTACCATGGGGATCAGAGTAAGTGAAGAGGAAGAATACGAAGGTGTTGATAAGTCTGACTGTGGTTTAGAGGCATACCCAGAGTTTACGTAA
- the mdh gene encoding malate dehydrogenase, which produces MKVAVLGAAGGIGQALSLLLKTQLPAGSELSLYDVAPVVPGVAVDLSHIPTAVKVAGYGADALAEALTGADIVIIPAGMPRKPGMDRADLFAVNAGIIKTLAEGIAANCPKALVGVITNPVNGTVPIVAEVFKKAGTYDAARVFGVTTLDVIRSEAFVAELKGLDVAKTSVPVIGGHSGTTILPLLSQVEGVEFTDEEVAALTPRIQNAGTEVVNAKAGGGSATLSMGAAAARFCMSLVKGLQGESVVDYAYVEVEGGDASYFAHPVRLGKNGVEEILSYGKLSAFEEKAKNDMLATLNADIKEGVDFING; this is translated from the coding sequence ATGAAAGTAGCAGTCTTAGGTGCCGCAGGCGGTATCGGTCAAGCGTTATCATTACTCTTAAAAACTCAATTACCAGCAGGTTCTGAATTATCATTATATGATGTTGCACCCGTTGTACCTGGTGTTGCTGTAGATTTATCACACATACCTACTGCTGTTAAAGTTGCAGGGTATGGTGCTGATGCATTAGCTGAAGCGTTAACCGGTGCCGATATTGTTATTATTCCAGCAGGTATGCCTCGTAAGCCAGGAATGGACAGAGCTGATTTATTTGCTGTTAACGCGGGTATCATTAAAACGTTAGCTGAAGGTATTGCTGCAAACTGTCCTAAGGCATTGGTGGGTGTAATTACTAACCCTGTAAATGGCACAGTACCTATTGTTGCTGAAGTATTTAAAAAAGCAGGCACTTATGACGCTGCTCGCGTTTTTGGTGTTACCACATTAGATGTTATTCGAAGCGAAGCTTTTGTTGCGGAATTAAAAGGATTAGACGTAGCAAAAACAAGTGTACCGGTTATAGGTGGTCATTCAGGTACTACTATCTTACCTTTATTATCACAAGTTGAAGGTGTTGAATTTACTGATGAAGAAGTTGCAGCCTTAACTCCACGCATTCAAAACGCGGGCACTGAAGTGGTTAATGCTAAAGCCGGTGGTGGTTCAGCCACTTTATCAATGGGCGCAGCAGCGGCACGTTTTTGTATGTCTTTAGTTAAAGGTTTACAGGGCGAAAGTGTTGTTGATTATGCCTATGTTGAGGTAGAAGGCGGCGACGCTTCTTATTTTGCACACCCTGTGCGTTTAGGTAAAAACGGTGTTGAAGAAATTTTATCTTACGGTAAATTAAGTGCATTTGAAGAAAAAGCAAAAAATGACATGCTAGCAACACTTAATGCTGACATTAAAGAAGGTGTTGATTTTATCAACGGCTAA
- the argR gene encoding transcriptional regulator ArgR: MTVQQKQEALVQAFKDLLKQEHFGSQGEIVDALKNEGFDNISQSKVSRMLSKFGAVRTRNARQDMVYCLPAELGVPTAKSPLKQLVLDIEHNDVMIIIRTSPGAAQLIARLLDSLSKNDGVLGTIAGDDTIFIAPTKVAEIKQTIAQLELLFSKNLT, translated from the coding sequence ATGACAGTACAACAAAAACAAGAAGCTTTAGTACAAGCCTTTAAAGACCTGCTAAAACAAGAGCATTTTGGCTCTCAGGGTGAAATAGTTGACGCATTAAAAAACGAAGGATTTGATAATATTAGTCAATCTAAAGTTTCGCGTATGCTCAGTAAGTTTGGCGCTGTTCGCACACGTAATGCACGCCAAGATATGGTGTATTGCTTGCCTGCAGAGCTTGGTGTACCAACAGCAAAAAGTCCGCTGAAACAGCTGGTATTAGATATTGAACATAACGACGTTATGATAATTATTCGTACAAGCCCAGGCGCAGCACAGTTAATCGCAAGACTATTAGATAGTTTAAGTAAAAATGATGGTGTGCTTGGCACAATAGCTGGCGATGATACTATTTTTATCGCTCCGACCAAGGTAGCTGAAATTAAGCAAACTATTGCACAACTCGAATTATTATTTTCTAAAAATCTGACGTAA
- the argR gene encoding transcriptional regulator ArgR, whose protein sequence is MSTRKKNEAELVFAFKALLHEQCYGSQGQLADALAEQGFANMSQAKISRLLSKLGAVKMRNTNNEVVYILPDELAIPRSKQAIESVVMSVKHNNMQIIVKTGIGGAPLISRMLDSLGESAGILGTLAGDDTIFIAPSDINKIAEITIDIRKKLGLG, encoded by the coding sequence ATCTCTACGCGTAAAAAAAATGAAGCGGAATTAGTTTTCGCATTTAAAGCGTTGTTGCACGAACAATGTTATGGCTCTCAAGGACAATTAGCTGATGCATTAGCAGAGCAGGGCTTTGCTAATATGTCGCAAGCAAAAATATCACGTTTATTGTCTAAGCTTGGTGCCGTTAAAATGCGAAATACCAACAATGAAGTGGTTTATATTCTTCCCGACGAGCTAGCTATTCCAAGATCAAAACAAGCGATCGAGTCAGTTGTTATGAGTGTGAAGCATAACAACATGCAAATTATTGTTAAAACAGGTATCGGCGGCGCACCATTAATTTCACGTATGCTTGATAGTTTAGGTGAATCTGCTGGTATTTTAGGCACATTAGCAGGTGACGATACTATTTTTATTGCGCCATCTGATATTAATAAAATTGCGGAAATTACAATAGATATCCGTAAGAAGCTAGGCTTAGGTTAA
- the glnK gene encoding P-II family nitrogen regulator: MKLISAIIKPFKLDDVREAISSVGVEGLTVSEVKGFGRQKGHTELYRGAEYQIDFLPKVKLEIAVKDDAVERLILAITQSAYTGKIGDGKIFVVNLEQALRIRTGETDLAAL, encoded by the coding sequence ATGAAATTAATAAGCGCAATTATTAAACCCTTTAAACTTGATGACGTTAGGGAGGCAATTTCTTCAGTTGGGGTTGAGGGCTTAACTGTCAGTGAAGTTAAAGGTTTTGGCCGACAAAAAGGCCATACAGAGCTTTACCGAGGAGCTGAATATCAAATTGATTTTTTGCCTAAAGTAAAATTAGAGATCGCTGTAAAAGATGATGCTGTTGAACGTTTAATTTTGGCAATAACTCAATCGGCTTATACAGGTAAAATAGGTGATGGAAAAATATTTGTCGTAAATCTTGAGCAAGCTTTGCGTATTCGTACTGGCGAAACTGACTTAGCTGCACTATAG
- a CDS encoding M16 family metallopeptidase — MLNRWIKQPSIVAAAALMLTTSAYSGAANAENKIMKVTEVEGISEYKLANGLQVLLFPDQTKETVTVNVTYHVGSKHENYGETGMAHLLEHLVFKGTPKHKDIPAELSSHGARPNGTTWTDRTNYFETFAATEKNIDWALDMEADRMVNSFIAKKDLDSEMTVVRNEFERGENNPFRITLQRSMAAAYEWHNYGKSTIGARADLENVPIDRLQAFYRKYYQPDNATLIVAGKFDSKEILKKINQTFGEIAKPTRVINPLYTQEPAQDGEREVTVRRVGDIKLLTALYHVPAGSHPDFAAIDVLNEVLSATPNGRLHKAVVENKFATSTAGFNFQWQEPGVAIFVAQVDKDNNLADTKKSLLSTLEGINTAPITEEEVERAKRTLLKNINLSFNSSEGVALNLSEWLGMGDWRLLFLNRDRLEKVTVEDVQRVATAYFVQNNRTLGKFIPAENPERVEIPQVEDVSKMLEGYKGREQVAQGEAFDPSHDNIDQRTAVLTLESGVKVALLPKKTRGESVVVSLNLQMGDEKSLYGLNTVGSAVGALLMRGSKNYTREQLKEAFDKLESQVRVGGGSENAYASINTTKANLNETLKLVAEVLQQPAFTEKEFDLYKSELKVAIEQQLQDPQSIAFRAYARHQSPYPKGHPNYTPTYEEALADLESLTLDQVKDFHQKFYGANQMQVTVTGDFDQKLITKTLEEITSNWQSKATYKRVASPYKALTVEALNFDTPDKENATFVASASLPVGENHKDAPALTLGNYMLGGGFLNSRLATRLRQKDGLSYGAGSFLNLSAQDQRAALGAYAICAPQNLDKVELGFKEEIERLIKDGFTEEEVASAKSGMLQGRKVSRSQDRELAGKLNSNLRLERTMQFSKKYEQAIEQLTVDDVNKVIRRYLSVDAFTIIKAGDMSKVEK; from the coding sequence ATGTTAAATCGATGGATAAAGCAGCCAAGCATAGTAGCAGCTGCGGCATTAATGCTAACTACGTCAGCATATAGCGGCGCAGCAAATGCTGAAAATAAAATAATGAAGGTAACGGAAGTTGAAGGCATCAGTGAGTATAAACTCGCTAATGGTCTTCAAGTATTATTGTTTCCTGATCAAACCAAAGAAACCGTTACAGTAAATGTTACTTATCACGTAGGCTCTAAGCACGAAAACTACGGTGAAACAGGCATGGCACATTTACTTGAGCATTTAGTATTTAAAGGCACGCCAAAACATAAAGACATTCCAGCAGAATTAAGCTCTCATGGTGCTAGACCTAACGGTACAACATGGACTGACCGAACTAATTACTTTGAAACATTTGCAGCAACTGAAAAAAACATTGATTGGGCTTTAGATATGGAAGCCGATCGTATGGTCAATTCGTTTATTGCTAAAAAAGACTTAGACAGTGAAATGACGGTTGTACGAAATGAATTTGAACGTGGTGAAAATAATCCTTTTAGAATTACTTTACAACGCTCAATGGCCGCTGCCTATGAGTGGCATAATTATGGAAAATCAACCATTGGAGCACGCGCTGACTTAGAGAATGTGCCAATTGATCGATTACAAGCCTTCTACCGTAAATATTATCAACCAGATAACGCAACACTTATTGTTGCGGGGAAATTTGATAGTAAAGAAATTCTGAAAAAAATTAATCAAACATTTGGTGAAATTGCCAAGCCAACACGCGTCATTAATCCACTCTATACGCAAGAGCCAGCACAAGATGGTGAAAGAGAAGTTACCGTGCGCCGAGTGGGTGACATTAAACTGTTAACTGCTTTATATCATGTACCAGCAGGCTCTCATCCTGACTTTGCAGCAATAGACGTATTAAATGAAGTGCTCTCTGCCACGCCAAACGGCCGTTTACACAAAGCAGTTGTTGAGAATAAGTTTGCTACCAGTACCGCAGGCTTCAACTTTCAATGGCAAGAGCCAGGAGTGGCTATTTTTGTCGCTCAAGTTGATAAAGATAACAACCTTGCAGATACGAAGAAATCTCTACTTAGTACATTAGAAGGTATCAACACAGCTCCAATTACTGAAGAAGAAGTTGAAAGAGCAAAGCGTACTTTATTAAAAAATATAAACTTATCGTTTAATTCTTCAGAAGGCGTAGCGCTTAACCTAAGTGAATGGTTAGGAATGGGCGATTGGCGCTTACTGTTTTTAAATAGAGATCGTTTAGAGAAGGTAACTGTTGAAGATGTACAACGTGTAGCAACAGCATATTTTGTTCAAAACAATCGTACTTTAGGCAAGTTTATTCCTGCTGAAAATCCAGAGCGTGTTGAAATACCTCAAGTTGAAGATGTAAGTAAAATGCTTGAAGGCTATAAAGGTAGAGAACAAGTTGCACAGGGAGAAGCATTTGACCCTTCTCATGACAATATTGATCAGCGCACAGCAGTATTAACACTAGAAAGTGGTGTTAAAGTTGCTTTATTACCTAAGAAAACTCGTGGTGAATCTGTAGTTGTTAGCTTAAATCTGCAAATGGGTGATGAAAAATCGCTATATGGACTAAACACTGTTGGAAGTGCTGTAGGTGCGTTGTTAATGCGCGGTAGTAAAAACTATACCCGAGAGCAGCTAAAAGAAGCTTTTGATAAGCTTGAATCGCAAGTTCGTGTTGGTGGTGGAAGCGAAAATGCTTACGCATCTATCAATACGACGAAAGCAAACTTGAACGAAACGCTGAAGTTAGTCGCTGAAGTATTACAACAACCAGCCTTTACTGAAAAAGAATTTGATTTATATAAAAGTGAATTAAAGGTAGCAATAGAACAGCAATTACAAGATCCACAGTCGATTGCATTTAGAGCTTACGCACGTCATCAAAGCCCATATCCAAAAGGACACCCAAACTACACACCAACCTATGAAGAAGCTTTGGCTGATTTAGAGTCATTAACATTAGATCAAGTAAAAGACTTTCATCAGAAGTTTTACGGTGCAAACCAAATGCAGGTGACTGTTACTGGTGATTTTGATCAAAAACTTATTACTAAAACATTAGAAGAGATCACTTCAAACTGGCAAAGTAAGGCGACTTATAAACGTGTAGCAAGCCCTTATAAAGCATTAACAGTAGAAGCTTTAAACTTTGACACTCCAGACAAAGAAAATGCGACTTTTGTTGCGTCAGCAAGCTTGCCTGTTGGTGAAAACCATAAAGATGCACCAGCCTTAACACTAGGCAATTATATGCTAGGTGGTGGCTTCTTAAATAGTCGCTTAGCTACACGCTTACGCCAAAAAGATGGGTTAAGCTATGGCGCAGGTTCATTTCTAAACTTAAGCGCACAAGATCAACGTGCAGCTCTAGGGGCGTACGCAATTTGTGCCCCACAAAACTTGGACAAAGTAGAGCTTGGTTTTAAAGAAGAGATTGAACGTTTAATTAAAGATGGATTTACTGAAGAAGAAGTAGCAAGCGCTAAGTCAGGTATGTTACAAGGTCGTAAAGTAAGCCGCTCGCAAGATAGAGAACTTGCTGGTAAGTTAAATAGTAACCTACGTTTAGAACGCACTATGCAGTTTAGTAAAAAGTATGAGCAAGCAATTGAACAGTTAACTGTTGATGATGTTAACAAAGTAATACGTCGTTACCTTTCAGTTGACGCTTTTACTATTATTAAAGCCGGTGATATGAGTAAAGTTGAAAAGTAG
- a CDS encoding Dyp-type peroxidase, giving the protein MAREQFGICAEPSLHGYYLLFNVLDDNNDYIRQALSRLPALFDKYADRFSESNLTGVIAIGSNYWDELFPQARPKYLQPFSEVSCDDRIAPAVNYDLYIEVRSDRADVNHIVAGKVCALLADSVDLVEQIRGFRFLDGRDLTGFVDGTENPKGRHRRDVALVHAEDDDRFSSGSYLHIQRYRHNLNHWNTLEVKEQEDVFARTKVDNEEYTSENKPHTSHTKRTSLKNEQGESIEILRQSMPYGDMKLQGLFFVSYCRSPEPFNLMLKSMIIGDENGNFDHMLKYTQAETGAAFFAPSLNILAELMKVEDDS; this is encoded by the coding sequence ATGGCTAGAGAACAATTTGGTATTTGCGCAGAGCCGAGCTTACACGGGTACTATTTATTATTTAATGTATTGGATGATAATAATGACTATATTCGTCAAGCATTATCGCGACTTCCAGCGTTATTTGATAAGTATGCAGATCGGTTTTCAGAAAGTAACTTAACCGGTGTAATTGCTATTGGTTCAAACTATTGGGACGAACTTTTCCCACAAGCTAGACCGAAATATTTACAGCCTTTTAGTGAAGTCTCTTGCGACGATCGTATAGCACCAGCAGTGAATTACGACTTATATATTGAAGTAAGAAGTGACCGCGCAGACGTTAATCATATTGTTGCGGGTAAAGTCTGTGCATTACTGGCTGACAGTGTAGATTTAGTTGAGCAAATTAGAGGTTTTCGATTTCTTGATGGCCGAGACCTAACAGGATTTGTTGATGGAACAGAGAACCCAAAAGGGCGACACCGCAGAGATGTTGCACTTGTCCATGCTGAAGACGATGACAGGTTCTCTAGTGGTAGTTATTTACATATTCAGCGCTATCGCCATAATTTAAATCATTGGAATACACTCGAAGTCAAAGAGCAAGAGGATGTCTTCGCCCGTACTAAAGTTGATAACGAAGAATATACCTCAGAAAATAAACCTCATACTTCTCATACTAAACGAACAAGTTTGAAAAATGAGCAGGGAGAAAGCATAGAAATTTTAAGACAAAGTATGCCTTATGGCGATATGAAATTGCAGGGGTTATTTTTTGTTTCATACTGTCGTTCACCGGAGCCTTTCAACCTGATGCTGAAAAGTATGATAATAGGTGACGAAAATGGTAATTTTGACCATATGCTTAAATACACGCAAGCTGAAACAGGTGCTGCTTTTTTTGCGCCAAGTTTAAATATATTGGCAGAATTAATGAAAGTTGAAGATGATAGTTAA